In Hemicordylus capensis ecotype Gifberg chromosome 3, rHemCap1.1.pri, whole genome shotgun sequence, one DNA window encodes the following:
- the ATOH7 gene encoding transcription factor ATOH7 translates to MKPCKLNSNMDSGLEADTQCRSGTVCAVKCGSERLESVAKRRLAANARERRRMQGLNTAFDRLRKVVPQWGQDKKLSKYETLQMALSYIMALTRILAEAERYSAEKDWINFHCEHFHQESCHAYTGEKLAAEVDPYAQRLFSFQPDHY, encoded by the coding sequence ATGAAGCCCTGCAAACTGAATAGCAACATGGATTCTGGCTTGGAAGCAGATACCCAGTGTAGAAGCGGGACAGTCTGTGCTGTGAAGTGCGGCTCTGAACGCTTGGAGAGTGTGGCCAAGCGGAGGCTGGCTGCTAATGCCAGGGAACGGCGAAGGATGCAAGGGCTCAATACTGCCTTTGACCGCCTACGCAAAGTGGTCCCCCAGTGGGGACAAGACAAAAAGCTCTCCAAGTACGAGACCCTTCAGATGGCCCTGAGTTACATCATGGCTCTGACGAGGATCCTCGCTGAAGCTGAGAGATACAGTGCTGAGAAAGACTGGATTAACTTCCACTGTGAGCATTTCCACCAGGAGAGTTGCCATGCTTATACCGGAGAGAAGTTGGCAGCTGAGGTTGACCCTTATGCTCAGAGGCTTTTCAGTTTCCAACCAGACCACTACTAA